From a region of the Zerene cesonia ecotype Mississippi chromosome 11, Zerene_cesonia_1.1, whole genome shotgun sequence genome:
- the LOC119830041 gene encoding small G protein signaling modulator 3 homolog, translated as MDLAKSLFSLRDHVGYVGREEHERKISAALADDDPEDVIDAIRGMNVADELLPAPGGPFSALTPSMVPQDIMAKLAQPESEGHGGLPDYRFDEFGFCVDEEDGPEQSSNKLLASAFVEDDQHRLQWEFYSKEINFSEQESKMVKTEKLQKMVKDGIPHSLRPQVWMHLCGANRKRATTEITYHEIVRASSDDGLVTSKQIEKDLVQILPNNVCFSHPTSTGVPRLRRILRALAWLYPDIGYCQGTGMIAASLLLLMEEEEAFWIMCTTVEDLLPASYYSSTLIGIQADQKVLRSLISSYLPGIDQVLNAHDIELSLITMHWFLTLYANVVHMKILLRVWDLFFLDGSIVLFKVTLAMLKIKENRFTEISNSAQIFNALSDIPGEIDDVELLIKTIDEVCGETLSHALIETHRRRHLAYLMADQGALVGNPSAVPNLPKQQLQRRQIKRNKSVIQTILFGDDSNNEDAVSKNVKQTEILVDLREAILQVARHFLALEPQLTSEVQLTADYTMQSHATDRERYVNVSRSKRRRAKALLDFERRDGDELGFRKNDVIEVISSRDEHCWIGELNGLRGWFPARFVKLLDEKGVKYSRAGDDSVTEKAAHLVRGVLAPAFKRVLLHGIKRPSFLDGPCHPWLFIEEASSREVEKDFNSVYSRLVLCKTYRLDEDGKVLTPEELLYRCVQAINLSHDNAHAQMDVKLRTLICMGLNEEALHLWLEVLCSCVDVVQKWYHPWSFINSPGWVQIKCELRILSQFGFNLNPEWELPLKKDTQNQPLKEGVRDMLVKHHLFSWDL; from the coding sequence ATGGATTTAGCgaaatctttatttagtttGCGTGATCACGTCGGGTATGTGGGCCGTGAAGAACATGAACGTAAAATTAGTGCAGCCTTAGCAGATGACGATCCTGAAGATGTTATCGATGCTATCCGTGGTATGAATGTTGCTGACGAACTATTACCAGCTCCCGGAGGTCCGTTCTCAGCGCTTACTCCTAGCATGGTACCGCAGGATATCATGGCCAAACTCGCACAACCAGAATCAGAAGGTCATGGAGGATTGCCCGACTACAGGTTTGATGAATTCGGCTTTTGTGTGGATGAAGAAGATGGACCAGAACAAAGTTCTAACAAACTGCTTGCATCTGCATTTGTGGAGGATGACCAACACCGCCTCCAATGGGAGTTTTATAGTAAGGAGATAAATTTTTCGGAACAAGAAAGTAAAATGGTGAAAACTGAGAAACTGCAAAAGATGGTCAAAGATGGTATACCACATTCCCTTAGACCTCAGGTATGGATGCATCTCTGTGGTGCTAATAGGAAAAGAGCCACTACTGAAATTACATATCATGAAATTGTGAGGGCATCCAGTGATGATGGTTTAGTTACTAgtaaacaaatagaaaaagatcTGGTACAAATATTACCTAACAATGTTTGCTTTTCCCATCCAACTAGTACTGGTGTGCCCCGCCTACGTAGAATATTAAGGGCTCTGGCATGGCTATACCCTGATATTGGTTATTGTCAGGGTACAGGAATGATTGCTGCATCCCTTTTACTGCTTATGGAAGAAGAAGAAGCCTTTTGGATTATGTGTACCACAGTGGAAGACCTGTTGCCAGCATCATATTATTCATCAACATTGATTGGTATACAAGCTGATCAAAAGGTTCTTAGGAGCCTTATATCCTCATATCTTCCTGGAATTGACCAGGTATTAAATGCACATGACATTGAACTCTCTCTTATCACTATGCACTGGTTTTTGACACTTTATGCAAATGTTGtacatatgaaaattttactaaGAGTTTGGGATCTCTTCTTTCTTGATGGTTCCATAGTTCTTTTTAAAGTAACATTGGCTATGTTGAAGATAAAAGAGAATAGATTCACAGAAATATCTAACTCAgctcaaatatttaatgcattgTCTGATATCCCTGGGGAAATAGATGATGTGGAATTActcataaaaacaattgatgaAGTGTGTGGTGAAACTTTAAGCCATGCACTAATAGAAACACACCGCAGAAGACATTTAGCTTATCTGATGGCAGATCAAGGAGCTTTAGTGGGGAACCCAAGTGCTGTCCCCAATCTTCCTAAACAACAACTCCAAAGACGCcaaataaagagaaataaatcaGTCATCCAGACTATTCTATTTGGAGATGACAGTAACAATGAAGATGCAGTATCAAAGAATGTAAAGCAGACAGAAATTCTAGTTGATCTTAGGGAGGCAATCTTGCAAGTTGCTAGACACTTCCTTGCTCTGGAACCACAATTGACATCAGAAGTCCAGCTTACTGCTGACTATACTATGCAAAGCCATGCAACAGACAGAGAAAGGTATGTCAATGTATCACGTAGTAAAAGAAGACGGGCTAAAGCTTTATTGGATTTTGAGAGAAGAGATGGTGATGAATTAGGTTTCAGAAAGAATGATGTTATAGAAGTCATTAGTTCTAGGGATGAACACTGTTGGATTGGAGAGCTAAATGGCCTAAGAGGATGGTTTCCTGCAAGATTTGTAAAACTCTTGGATGAGAAAGGTGTGAAGTACAGCCGTGCCGGAGACGACTCAGTAACTGAAAAAGCAGCTCATTTAGTAAGAGGTGTCTTAGCTCCAGCTTTTAAAAGAGTTTTATTACATGGTATAAAAAGACCAAGCTTTTTAGATGGTCCTTGCCACCCTTGGTTATTCATAGAAGAGGCATCATCAAGAGAAGttgaaaaagattttaattctgTCTATAGCCGCctagttttatgtaaaacttatAGATTAGATGAGGATGGTAAAGTTTTAACTCCAGAAGAATTACTATATAGGTGTGTCCAAGCCATTAATTTATCCCATGACAATGCACATGCACAAATGGATGTGAAATTGCGTACATTAATTTGTATGGGGTTAAATGAAGAAGCTTTGCATTTATGGCTTGAAGTTTTATGCTCGTGTGTGGATGTAGTACAGAAATGGTATCACCCATGGTCATTCATCAACTCACCTGGATGGGTGCAGATTAAATGTGAACTTAGAATTTTATCTCAATTTGGTTTCAATTTAAACCCAGAATGGGAATTGCCTTTAAAGAAAGATACACAAAATCAACCTTTAAAAGAAGGTGTGAGAGATATGCTTGTTAaacatcatttattttcatgggACTTGTAG